One Gadus morhua chromosome 1, gadMor3.0, whole genome shotgun sequence DNA segment encodes these proteins:
- the LOC115528735 gene encoding toll-like receptor 9 — protein sequence MFHFCRPIITVTQSPLKDQSKEIMDNFKKVIFLLLSQLPLLRGRNPLFFPCDNNENGTEIYCTRRQLDDIPFFTSMNATFLDLSHTKIREVGPQKFSGIPNLTTLKMTWNCDPRSSKNTNNPPCGVRIEKDAFRSLHNLTYLYLAGNSLTTLPWLPESIKVLDLESNCIFNIIIPFGTPHLEQLLLTMNCYYENPCFQPFYIYEDVYKELSHLKNLTLGYNNLTSIPLGLPASLIALDLQENTITEIPEGAFAHFPNLEELNLEWNCQRCDHAARICVPCPNNASLQLHPNSFYAKNSSIKKLRLRGNSLNNIPEGLFLPLTNLVMLDLSDNYLAHTIRNGTFFTDLKQLTWISLIYNYQPLKIFPDLILSPHLGNVSNLKTLLLSGNFFNTVSEQSLVVLSRLKQLKKLEMRMNFISNFNMNTLGMLPSLSRLDLSQNILSYHNVSSRYSLEQGSQDSNVFKDYSDSPMLPVSAYMYKAETENETCRTPNNIVFEMWYFNQKFCRNNLTIDLSQNNVIFLHEDVFDGMENVVCLNLSYNYASQALRGRLFSRLKSLVYLDMSYNRIDLYYREAFTELNKTLKVLDLSHNEYHFRMKGMGHRLEFGGLTNLDVLNLANNGIGTRITPRLSSNSVKYMYFSGNHLDIMWGKEGQTYIQFFQDLKKLIYLDVSQNMLRSFEQRQLCNLPVSIQAISISNNYLSTFPWLNLTCLGNLSHLNLSGNQLSSLPNSVTEFPPDFSVLDLSNNQISNLSDNFFSQAKALQCLYLNDNFLKVLNRQSIPFQLKNGTSVQLLTLHNNPFSCECYNSELEEFLRTSNTRIPYLTTAVQCGFPESLQGQSVLTVDQRSCQEIYGGLAFFLSTLFTCAFIALPLLRHLYGWDVWYCLQILWAGCKGYLHPSASCSPKHYDAFVVFDTNNQAVRDWVYNELVIRLESSGYRRFSLCLEERDWIPGLSCIENLHNAVHSSEKTVFVLSNGTRNGVGEATVNGVIQQTFFMVQQRLLDEKVDVAVLILLDKMFPKLKYLQLRTRLCKKSVMSWPRNPQAQPLFWNQMRTALSSDNLKLYDSNISESFI from the exons ATGTTTCACTTCTGCAGACCTATTATCACCGTCACACAGTCTCCACTTAAAGATCAGTCCAAAGAGATAATG GATAACTTTAAGAAAGTGATTTTCCTGTTACTGAGCCAACTTCCTTTATTGAGAGGAAGAAACCCCCTGTTTTTTCCATGTGACAATAATGAAAACGGTACTGAGATATACTGCACTCGCAGGCAACTCGATGACATCCCTTTTTTTACTTCAATGAATGCAACGTTTCTCGACCTAAGTCACACCAAGATACGGGAAGTGGGACCACAGAAATTCTCTGGTATTCCAAATCTTACCACTCTGAAAATGACGTGGAATTGTGATCCGAGaagttctaaaaatacaaacaacCCCCCCTGTGGAGTCAGAATAGAAAAGGATGCCTTCAGGAGTCTGCACAACCTCACTTATCTATATCTGGCAGGAAACAGCCTTACCACGTTACCCTGGTTACCAGAAAGCATTAAGGTCCTGGATCTCGAGAGTAACTGCATTTTCAACATTATCATCCCTTTTGGAACTCCACATCTAGAGCAGCTCCTCCTCACCATGAACTGTTATTATGAAAACCCTTGTTTCCAGCCATTTTACATCTATGAGGATGTCTACAAGGAGCTATCACATCTAAAAAATCTTACCCTGGGATACAACAATTTGACATCAATACCACTAGGATTGCCAGCTTCACTTATTGCTCTGGACTTGCAAGAGAATACAATTACCGAGATTCCAGAAGGGGCATTTGCCCATTTTCCTAACCTGGAGGAGCTAAATCTGGAATGGAATTGTCAGCGTTGTGACCACGCAGCCCGCATTTGTGTACCTTGCCCTAACAATGCCTCCTTACAGCTACACCCAAATTCATTCTATGCAAAAAACAGCTCTATTAAAAAACTGAGATTGAGAGGAAACTCTTTGAACAATATACCAGAAGGTCTTTTTCTCCCTTTGACAAATTTAGTGATGTTGGATCTCTCGGACAACTACCTGGCCCACACCATCCGTAATGGTACCTTCTTTACAGACCTAAAGCAGTTAACATGGATCAGCCTCATCTATAACTATCAGCCACTAAAAATATTTCCTGACCTGATCCTTTCACCACACCTGGGCAATGTCTCAAATTTAAAAACCCTTCTGTTAAGCGGAAACTTTTTTAACACTGTTTCAGAACAAAGCCTTGTTGTTCTGTCCAGACTTAAACAACTTAAAAAGCTTGAGATGCGCATGAATTTCATCAGCAATTTCAACATGAACACTCTGGGAATGTTGCCTTCCCTCAGCAGATTAGACCTCTCTCAGAACATACTGAGTTATCACAATGTGTCATCTAGGTACTCTTTAGAACAAGGCTCTCaggattcaaatgtttttaaagaTTATTCTGATTCACCCATGCTACCAGTATCAGCATACATGTATAAAGCTGAGACTGAAAATGAGACTTGTAGAACACCTAACAATATCGTATTTGAAATGTGGTATTTCAACCAGAAATTCTGCCGAAATAACTTGACAATTGATCTTTCTCAAAATAATGTTATTTTCCTACACGAAGATGTTTTTGATGGTATGGAAAATGTTGTGTGTTTAAACCTGTCTTATAATTATGCAAGCCAGGCTTTAAGAGGTAGACTTTTCAGTCGCTTGAAAAGCTTAGTTTACCTAGATATGTCATACAATAGAATTGACCTATATTATAGAGAGGCATTCACTGAGTTGAACAAGACTCTGAAAGTGTTGGACCTCAGTCACAACGAGTATCACTTTCGTATGAAGGGAATGGGTCATCGTCTTGAGTTCGGCGGTCTAACAAATCTGGACGTTTTAAATCTTGCAAATAATGGCATTGGAACTCGAATTACTCCACGACTGAGCAGCAACTCTGTGAAGTATATGTACTTTTCTGGGAATCACCTAGATATTATGTGGGGTAAAGAGGGCCAGACTTACATTCAATTCTTCCAGGACCTCAAGAAATTAATATACTTGGACGTCTCTCAGAACATGCTACGTTCATTCGAACAACGACAACTCTGTAATCTACCGGTGAGCATTCAGGCCATCAGCATTAGCAATAATTACCTCAGTACTTTTCCATGGCTGAACCTCACATGTCTTGGAAATCTTAGCCATCTAAATCTTAGTGGAAATCAACTTTCATCTCTGCCTAACAGTGTGACAGAGTTTCCACCAGATTTTTCTGTCTTGGACCTCAGTAACAATCAGATAAGCAATCTTTCTGATAATTTCTTCAGTCAAGCCAAAGCTTTGCAGTGTCTCTATCTCAAtgacaactttctcaaagtgCTGAACCGTCAGTCAATCCCATTCCAGCTGAAAAATGGCACTTCTGTTCAGTTGCTTACCCTACATAATAACCCTTTCAGCTGTGAATGCTACAATTCAGAATTGGAGGAATTCCTGCGGACCAGCAACACACGTATTCCTTACCTGACCACTGCTGTTCAATGTGGATTCCCAGAGTCACTTCAGGGTCAAAGTGTGCTGACAGTCGACCAGCGTTCCTGTCAGGAGATCTATGGTGGCTTGGCCTTCTTCTTAAGTACACTCTTCACATGTGCATTTATTGCTCTGCCATTGTTAAGACATCTTTATGGCTGGGATGTGTGGTACTGCCTGCAGATCCTATGGGCAGGATGTAAGGGCTACCTGCATCCTTCTGCCAGTTGCTCGCCAAAACACTATGATGCTTTTGTggtgtttgacacaaacaaccAGGCTGTGAGAGACTGGGTTTACAATGAGTTGGTTATCCGTTTGGAGAGCTCAGGCTACAGAAGATTCTCACTCTGTTTAGAGGAGAGGGACTGGATTCCTGGGCTTTCCTGCATTGAAAACCTGCACAATGCTGTCCATAGCAGCGAGAAGACAGTGTTTGTTCTGTCCAATGGCACAAGAAATGGCGTTGGGGAAGCAACAGTCAACGGTGTGATACAGCAGACTTTTTTCATGGTTCAACAGCGGCTTCTTGATGAGAAG GTGGATGTAGCCGTTCTCATACTGCTGGACAAGATGTTTCCAAAGCTGAAGTACCTCCAACTAAGGACGAGGTTGTGCAAGAAGTCAGTGATGTCCTGGCCTAGAAATCCACAGGCCCAACCCCTATTCTGGAACCAAATGAGGACAGCACTGTCGTCAGACAATCTTAAATTATATGACAGCAACATTAGTGAAAGTTTCATATAA
- the LOC115546259 gene encoding toll-like receptor 9, which translates to MGIFQIVVILLLSQLPSLRGRIPLFLPCDNNENDTEIYCTDRPLDDIPVFTSMNVTFVDLSHTKIREVGQRKFSGIPNLITLKMMWNCDPNSIRNINSPSCGVRIHKDAFRSLNNLTYLHLSGNSLTTLPWLPERIKVLDLESNCIFKIIIPFGTPHLEQLFLSMNCYNENPCHQSFYIHEDVYKELSHLKVLTLGYNNLTSIPLGLPASLMKLELQENTISEVPEGAFANVPNLEELNLEWNCQRCDHAARPCFPCPNNASLKLHPNSFNTKNSSIHFLSIRGNSLNNIPEGIFLPLTHLKRLDLSSNYLAYTIRNGTFFTELKQLKWISLNYNSYPSKTFPELILSEHLGNVSNLETLLLSGNFFNTVSEQSLVVLSRLKQLKMLEMRMNFIKCFNMSTVGMLTSLKKIDVSQNILSYLPYNVSFGSCLEQGSQDQNVFKGFSELPMPPISVHINQTMIESNTCRTNNTILEMWHFKKKFCQKKFTVDLSQNNLIFLRKEFFYGMENVVCLNLTYNYVNQVLRGRLFDKLKSLAYLDMSYNRIDLYYRDVFSELNRTLKVLDLSQNEYIFRMKGMGHNLEFIDRLTNLEVLNLANNGMGQQITPHLSSNSVKYLYFSGNRLDIMWYTEGQTYIHFFQNLKNLIYLDISQNRLRSIENRILCNLPKSIQAISISNNYLSYFTWPNLQCLGNLTHLNLSGNHLSSLHPSITEFPPHLSLLDLSGNQITDLPDKFFCKAKALHCLYLNDNFLKVLNRQSLPPLLTNGTSFQLLTLHDNPFICDCNNSGLDEFLRTSNTRIPHLTTAVQCGFPEPLQGQHVLTVDQRSCQEIYGGLAFLLSTLFICAFIALPLLRHLYGWDVWYCLQILWAGCKGYLHSSASCSPKHYDAFVVFDTNNQAVRDWVYNELVIHLESSGHRRFSLCLEERDWIPGLSCIENLHHAVHSSEKTVFVLSNGTRNGVGEATVNGLIQQTFFMVQQRLLDEKVDVAVLILLDKMFPKLKYVQLRTRLCKKSVMSWPRNPKAQPLFWNQMRIALSSDNLKLYDKNISESFI; encoded by the exons ATG GGTATCTTTCAAATAGTGGTTATTCTATTACTGAGCCAACTCCCTTCATTGAGAGGAAGAATCCCCCTGTTTTTACCATGTGACAATAATGAAAACGATACTGAGATATACTGCACTGACAGGCCACTCGATGATATCCCTGTTTTCACTTCAATGAATGTAACGTTTGTTGACCTAAGTCACACCAAGATACGGGAAGTAGGACAGCGTAAATTCTCTGGCATTCCAAATCTAATCACTCTGAAAATGATGTGGAATTGTGATCCCAATAGCATTCGAAACATAAACAGCCCCTCCTGTGGAGTCAGAATACACAAGGATGCCTTCAGGAGTCTGAACAACCTCACTTATTTACATCTGTCAGGAAACAGCCTTACCACTTTACCCTGGTTACCGGAAAGAATTAAGGTCCTGGATCTCGAGAGTAACTGCATTTTCAAAATCATCATCCCTTTTGGAACCCCACATCTAGAGCAGCTCTTCCTATCAATGAACTGTTATAATGAAAACCCTTGCCACCAGTCATTTTACATCCATGAGGACGTTTACAAGGAGCTATCACATCTAAAAGTTCTAACCCTTGGATACAACAATTTGACATCAATACCACTAGGTTTGCCAGCTTCCCTTATGAAATTGGAATTGCAAGAAAATACAATAAGTGAGGTTCCAGAAGGGGCATTTGCTAATGTTCCTAACCTGGAGGAACTAAATCTAGAATGGAATTGTCAGCGTTGTGACCACGCAGCCCGCCCTTGTTTTCCTTGCCCTAACAATGCCTCCCTAAAGCTTCACCCTAATTCATTCAATACGAAAAACAGCTCCATTCATTTTCTGAGCATTAGGGGAAACTCTTTGAACAATATACCAGAGGGTATTTTTCTACCTTTGACACATCTGAAGAGGTTGGATCTCTCCAGCAACTACCTTGCCTACACCATCCGTAATGGTACCTTCTTTACAGAGCTAAAGCAGTTGAAATGGATCAGCCTCAACTATAACTCTTATCCATCCAAGACATTTCCTGAACTGATCCTTTCAGAACATCTGGGAAATGTCTCAAATCTCGAAACCCTTCTGTTAAGCGGGAACTTTTTCAACACTGTTTCAGAACAAAGCCTTGTGGTTCTGTCCAGACTCAAACAACTTAAGATGCTGGAGATGCGCATGAATTTCATTAAATGTTTCAACATGAGCACTGTGGGAATGTTAACTTCCCTCAAAAAAATTGATGTCTCCCAGAACATACTGAGTTATCTCCCTTATAATGTGTCATTTGGGTCCTGTTTAGAACAAGGCTCACAGGATCAAAATGTTTTCAAAGGCTTTTCAGAATTACCAATGCCACCAATATCAGTACACATTAATCAAACTATGATTGAAAGCAACACCTGTAGAACTAACAATACAATATTGGAAATGTGGCATTTCAAAAAGAAATTCTGCCAAAAAAAGTTTACAGTTGATCTTTCACAAAATAATCTTATTTTCCTTCGTAAAGAATTTTTCTATGGTATGGAAAATGTTGTATGCTTGAACCTGACTTACAATTATGTAAACCAGGTGTTAAGAGGTAGActttttgataaattgaaaagCTTAGCTTACTTAGATATGTCATACAATAGAATTGACCTATATTATAGGGATGTATTCAGTGAGTTGAACAGGACTTTGAAGGTACTGGACCTCAGTCAAAATGAGTATATATTTCGTATGAAGGGAATGGGTCATAATCTTGAGTTTATTGACAGGCTCACTAATTTGGAGGTTTTAAATCTTGCAAATAATGGCATGGGTCAGCAAATTACTCCGCACCTGAGCAGCAACTCCGTGAAGTATTTGTACTTTTCTGGGAATCGCCTAGATATAATGTGGTATACAGAGGGCCAGACCTACATTCATTTCTTCCAGAACCTGAAGAATTTAATCTACTTGGACATCTCTCAGAACCGCCTGCGTTCAATCGAAAACCGGATCCTCTGTAATCTACCAAAGAGCATTCAGGCTATCAGCATTAGCAATAATTACCTTTCTTATTTTACATGGCCGAACCTCCAATGTCTCGGAAATCTAACGCATCTAAATCTCAGTGGAAATCACCTTTCAAGTCTGCATCCAAGTATTACAGAGTTTCCACCACATCTTTCCTTGTTGGACCTCAGTGGCAACCAGATTACTGATCTTCCTGATAAATTCTTCTGTAAAGCCAAAGCTTTGCATTGTCTCTATCTCAAtgacaactttctcaaagtgTTGAACCGTCAGTCACTCCCACCTCTGCTGACAAATGGCACTTCTTTTCAATTGCTTACCCTGCATGACAACCCTTTCATCTGTGACTGTAACAACTCCGGATTGGATGAATTCCTGCGGACCAGCAACACACGTATTCCTCACCTGACCACTGCTGTTCAATGTGGATTCCCAGAGCCCCTGCAGGGTCAACATGTGCTGACCGTCGACCAGCGTTCCTGTCAGGAGATCTATGGTGGCTTGGCCTTCCTCTTAAGTACACTCTTCATATGTGCATTTATTGCTCTGCCACTGTTAAGACATCTGTATGGCTGGGATGTGTGGTACTGCCTACAGATCCTATGGGCAGGATGTAAGGGCTACCTGCATTCGTCTGCCAGTTGCTCGCCAAAACACTATGATGCTTTCGTggtgtttgacacaaacaaccAGGCCGTGAGAGACTGGGTTTACAATGAGTTGGTTATCCATTTGGAGAGCTCAGGCCACAGAagattctctctctgtttagaGGAGAGGGACTGGATTCCTGGGCTTTCCTGCATTGAAAACCTCCACCATGCTGTCCATAGCAGCGAGAAGACAGTGTTTGTGCTGTCCAACGGCACAAGAAATGGCGTTGGTGAAGCAACGGTCAACGGTCTGATACAGCAGACTTTTTTCATGGTCCAGCAGAGACTTCTTGATGAGAAG GTGGACGTAGCCGTTCTCATACTGCTGGACAAGATGTTTCCCAAGCTGAAGTACGTCCAACTAAGGACGAGGTTGTGCAAGAAGTCAGTGATGTCCTGGCCTAGAAACCCAAAGGCCCAACCCCTATTCTGGAACCAAATGAGGATAGCACTGTCATCAGACAATCTTAAATTATATGACAAAAACATTAGTGAAAGTTTCATATAA